In Entomospira culicis, one DNA window encodes the following:
- a CDS encoding DUF262 domain-containing protein, with the protein MDDMIKTIISLKDYHFHIPAYQRGYRWTAKEVEDLLNDIKEFKPDEEKGTKYCLQPLIVKKQTDGSYEVVDGQQRLTTIAIFMQIVKEVMPFVTPPFTLDYTTRERSKDFLENIKSSSGSTDAEDNIDFYHMTHAYQTMFEWLNQQPDLSDAVSTLYSKIINKVFFIWYEVPAETRVIDLFNRVNMGKIPLTNAELIKALLLNQQNFNQNTREHDQAEMSIAWERMEHGLGNDAFWYFFNEKVLSSSSRMDQLFRLVAKDFVNNPHKYSDLFQNQSQLQEIVDKVKKLENSSLFSFYLFYEIIQSTVNEKKYSVIKRLWQEIESLDALLHSWYDEPTYYHLVGLLITFGKPLYKLVEMGFGQRKREMLANLLAEIKKQPIVEKFLKDEEITNSNSHKKELRNLLLFFNIATLVTKSEKQARFPFDIYKKYDWDIEHIHATADDTATADDNLGNLTLLDKGTNRSYKNKPFKEKRAMILACDQSGLFIPVCTKNIFIKAYSANPKDLEDWYGDEVEEVNHDDKTNYLLAMKAIVGDFFDKPLGEKIDV; encoded by the coding sequence ATGGATGATATGATAAAAACGATTATTTCGCTTAAAGATTACCATTTTCATATTCCAGCTTATCAACGAGGCTACCGCTGGACAGCAAAAGAGGTAGAGGATTTACTCAATGATATAAAAGAATTTAAGCCTGACGAAGAGAAGGGCACTAAATACTGCTTACAGCCATTAATTGTGAAAAAACAAACAGATGGTAGTTATGAAGTAGTAGATGGGCAACAGCGTTTAACCACTATTGCTATTTTTATGCAAATTGTCAAAGAGGTTATGCCATTTGTTACGCCTCCTTTCACACTTGATTATACTACAAGGGAAAGGAGTAAAGATTTTTTAGAGAATATTAAATCATCTAGTGGGTCAACTGATGCCGAAGATAACATTGATTTTTATCACATGACTCACGCCTATCAAACCATGTTTGAGTGGTTAAATCAACAACCAGACTTATCGGATGCGGTTAGTACATTGTATTCTAAAATAATAAACAAGGTATTTTTTATTTGGTATGAAGTGCCAGCCGAAACGCGGGTGATTGATCTCTTTAATCGGGTGAATATGGGTAAAATTCCATTAACCAATGCAGAGTTGATTAAAGCACTATTATTAAATCAACAAAATTTTAATCAAAATACGAGAGAGCACGATCAAGCCGAGATGTCGATTGCTTGGGAGCGTATGGAACATGGCTTGGGTAATGATGCGTTTTGGTACTTTTTTAATGAGAAGGTGTTGAGCTCTTCTAGTCGTATGGATCAGCTATTTAGATTAGTTGCCAAAGATTTTGTAAACAACCCGCATAAATATAGCGATCTTTTTCAAAATCAATCACAACTTCAAGAAATTGTAGATAAAGTTAAAAAACTAGAAAATAGTTCTTTGTTTTCTTTTTATCTTTTCTATGAAATTATTCAATCTACCGTAAATGAAAAAAAGTATAGCGTTATCAAAAGATTATGGCAAGAGATCGAAAGCCTAGATGCCTTACTGCACAGTTGGTATGATGAGCCAACCTATTATCACCTAGTAGGCTTACTCATTACTTTTGGAAAGCCGTTGTATAAATTAGTCGAGATGGGCTTTGGTCAGCGTAAGCGTGAGATGCTGGCAAATTTATTGGCTGAAATTAAAAAACAGCCGATCGTAGAAAAATTTTTAAAAGATGAAGAGATCACCAATAGTAATTCTCATAAAAAAGAGTTAAGAAATCTTTTGTTGTTCTTTAATATCGCCACATTAGTTACAAAAAGTGAAAAACAAGCACGCTTTCCCTTTGACATTTATAAGAAGTATGACTGGGATATTGAGCATATTCACGCTACTGCGGATGATACTGCTACTGCGGATGATAATTTAGGGAATCTTACTCTCTTAGACAAAGGCACGAATCGTAGCTATAAAAATAAGCCCTTTAAAGAGAAGCGAGCGATGATTCTTGCGTGTGATCAATCTGGTTTGTTTATTCCTGTATGCACCAAAAATATTTTTATCAAAGCGTATAGTGCTAATCCTAAAGATTTAGAAGATTGGTATGGCGACGAGGTAGAAGAAGTGAATCATGATGATAAAACCAACTACTTGCTGGCAATGAAAGCTATTGTTGGTGATTTTTTTGACAAACCATTAGGAGAGAAGATTGATGTCTAA
- a CDS encoding DUF4365 domain-containing protein: protein MELNDQKEAISRVYVKAIASVAGFDCQDNTLDRDSIDVIFSNKNDAPYCKIEAQLKATAKQNLIKDDDSIHYSLPIKNYDDLRGKSILPRILICLLLPAGKDPNDWLTQDIEQLTIKKCAYYVSLKGLPDSTNATEITVKIPLANIFSIEALTKLMQEAESEFETGGN, encoded by the coding sequence ATGGAATTGAATGATCAAAAAGAAGCAATAAGTCGGGTTTATGTAAAAGCCATAGCAAGTGTTGCTGGTTTTGATTGCCAGGATAATACTTTGGATAGAGATAGTATTGATGTTATTTTTTCAAATAAAAATGATGCCCCTTATTGTAAAATAGAGGCTCAACTAAAAGCTACCGCCAAACAAAATTTAATCAAAGATGATGATTCTATTCACTATAGTTTACCAATCAAAAATTACGATGATTTAAGAGGAAAGTCTATCCTTCCAAGAATACTCATTTGCTTATTATTGCCTGCAGGAAAAGACCCAAACGATTGGTTAACGCAAGATATAGAACAATTAACTATTAAAAAATGTGCTTACTATGTGAGTTTAAAAGGCTTGCCCGATAGCACCAATGCCACAGAAATAACGGTTAAAATACCTTTAGCCAATATTTTTTCCATAGAAGCATTAACGAAACTTATGCAAGAAGCCGAATCTGAATTTGAGACAGGAGGGAACTAA
- a CDS encoding helix-turn-helix domain-containing protein yields the protein MIYYAKIEQDEDGLWCAEFIDFAPDLIVAEGTTLEEALIQAHSILHEYLAYGLPQKPQQRQSEKGFYAIEVSPAMIASLNIRWQRHKLGLTQQEVATALGLQQPNYARLEKSGKMDLTMLDKIAKALKINKASLIEA from the coding sequence ATGATCTACTATGCAAAGATAGAGCAAGATGAAGATGGCTTATGGTGTGCAGAGTTTATTGATTTTGCCCCTGATCTCATTGTGGCGGAAGGCACCACCCTTGAAGAAGCCCTTATCCAAGCTCATAGCATCCTACATGAGTATTTAGCCTATGGCTTACCCCAAAAACCGCAACAACGGCAAAGTGAAAAAGGCTTTTATGCCATTGAAGTAAGCCCCGCCATGATAGCCTCGCTTAATATTCGCTGGCAAAGACATAAATTAGGGCTTACGCAACAAGAAGTGGCAACAGCATTAGGCTTGCAACAACCCAATTATGCACGCTTAGAGAAAAGTGGCAAGATGGACTTAACCATGCTCGATAAAATTGCCAAAGCCTTGAAAATTAACAAAGCCAGCTTGATTGAAGCTTAA
- a CDS encoding type II toxin-antitoxin system HicA family toxin, with protein sequence MKYSELEKKLKALGYSLDTSRKGRGSHRYYIHNTTEQRLMIPWHRSKEVAKGTLASIKRATGLE encoded by the coding sequence ATGAAGTATAGTGAGCTAGAAAAGAAATTAAAAGCCCTCGGCTATAGCCTAGACACCAGTAGAAAGGGGCGTGGCTCGCATCGTTACTACATTCATAATACAACCGAACAACGGCTTATGATTCCTTGGCATCGCTCAAAAGAAGTGGCGAAAGGAACACTAGCTTCCATTAAGAGAGCAACAGGCTTAGAGTAA
- the relB gene encoding type II toxin-antitoxin system RelB family antitoxin — translation MTISIRFNDEEAELIKQYAKHKKTTVSQVMRESILAELEDEYDIDAYQQAMQAYKEHPITHNHDEVKKLLDLE, via the coding sequence ATGACGATATCGATCCGTTTTAACGATGAAGAAGCCGAATTAATCAAACAATACGCTAAGCACAAAAAAACCACCGTATCACAAGTGATGCGAGAGAGCATCCTAGCCGAACTAGAAGATGAGTATGACATTGATGCCTACCAACAAGCGATGCAAGCCTACAAAGAGCATCCTATTACGCATAACCATGACGAAGTCAAAAAGCTATTGGATTTAGAGTAA
- a CDS encoding tyrosine-type recombinase/integrase, with protein sequence MCQVITLNQLENFKVIYQIQDLTIFERISNLSPQTIKNYRQSVKLFFDQYGADVFENLRDYIKEYIIDGYTVEHSVGRPKGSSMSLGSQRVRKFALKAYFTKILATLPDAQRSMLEYIDSVKLASEVTKAVTQEKLLTRSEIELLLGKIKLTPKQEAILTLLYQTGLRASEAVGIKLSDIQSDTNIDYYRIKIIGKGNKLRYPLVQRSLINQINQLYNGSVYLFETASNPPQAMSYHALYRSIKAIEKKVVKAGITLHPHKLRHSFASHSLEALKEDASAVSKISKYLGHSSTSITMDYYLHGSLSSDDLIKIHQAR encoded by the coding sequence ATGTGCCAAGTAATAACGCTAAATCAATTAGAAAATTTCAAAGTGATCTACCAAATTCAGGATTTAACCATTTTTGAAAGAATCTCTAACCTATCGCCACAAACAATTAAAAATTATCGGCAATCAGTGAAGCTCTTTTTCGATCAATACGGGGCAGATGTATTTGAAAATCTACGAGATTATATCAAGGAATATATCATCGACGGTTATACGGTGGAACATTCAGTTGGTCGCCCTAAAGGATCTTCTATGAGTTTGGGCAGTCAACGAGTAAGGAAATTTGCATTGAAGGCTTACTTTACCAAAATTTTAGCAACCCTACCCGATGCCCAGCGATCGATGCTAGAGTATATCGATAGTGTTAAACTGGCAAGCGAGGTAACTAAAGCGGTTACACAGGAAAAACTCCTTACACGCTCAGAAATAGAACTGTTGCTAGGCAAAATCAAACTCACACCCAAGCAAGAGGCGATTTTAACCTTACTCTACCAGACAGGGCTTAGAGCGAGTGAAGCGGTGGGCATTAAACTAAGCGATATTCAAAGCGATACAAACATTGATTATTACCGCATTAAGATTATAGGCAAGGGCAACAAGTTACGCTACCCGCTGGTTCAGAGATCATTAATTAACCAAATTAATCAATTATATAATGGGTCGGTTTACCTCTTTGAGACAGCCTCAAATCCACCGCAAGCCATGAGTTACCATGCCCTCTATCGCAGTATCAAGGCAATTGAGAAGAAAGTAGTCAAAGCTGGTATTACTTTACATCCGCACAAATTACGTCATTCTTTTGCTTCCCATTCATTAGAGGCACTGAAAGAAGATGCTTCTGCAGTATCAAAAATTAGCAAGTATTTGGGGCATTCTAGCACATCTATCACGATGGATTACTACTTACATGGCTCACTATCCAGCGATGACTTAATCAAAATCCATCAAGCTCGCTAA
- a CDS encoding Abi family protein, whose translation MDKPKLMLKEQVDLLKHRGLTIETADEILLQEINYYLLINGYKDPFVEEQSEQYHQPTALKELYALYQFDSYLRSSTLHLLLSLEIYFKTMISDELAIYLLKKYPKEKSFEHNFYLDSALYQPIKNSSLTTESILNQLNKIIDHNEFQTPQIDHYVKKHGYVPLWVLMGEMSLGLVSKFYLILPLAVQQAIYKRCYPNIGLHPQKIKKLADSMHQFSLLRNHCAHGRRIYAEQFRRSNLIDILNKIFNLIENSITLKQEIAVYKKICTLGIEQLHENVSIMSWQRINNHANQLLVQLEHLVKTN comes from the coding sequence ATGGATAAACCTAAATTAATGCTTAAAGAGCAGGTGGATCTTTTGAAGCATCGAGGTTTAACCATTGAGACGGCGGATGAAATTTTGCTTCAAGAGATTAACTATTATCTCCTTATCAACGGTTATAAAGATCCTTTTGTTGAAGAACAATCAGAGCAATATCATCAACCTACTGCGTTAAAAGAGCTCTATGCTCTTTATCAGTTCGATAGTTATCTCAGATCTTCAACGTTACACCTGCTTTTATCCCTAGAAATCTACTTTAAAACGATGATTAGTGATGAGTTGGCAATTTATCTTTTAAAAAAATACCCCAAAGAAAAGAGTTTTGAACATAATTTTTATTTAGATTCAGCCCTCTATCAACCAATAAAAAATAGCTCGCTTACCACAGAAAGCATTTTGAATCAATTAAATAAAATCATTGATCATAACGAATTTCAAACTCCTCAAATTGATCATTATGTTAAAAAGCATGGCTATGTACCATTATGGGTATTGATGGGTGAAATGTCGCTTGGTTTGGTAAGTAAATTTTATCTTATTCTGCCTTTAGCTGTACAGCAAGCTATCTATAAACGCTGTTATCCTAATATTGGGTTACATCCCCAAAAAATCAAAAAATTAGCTGATTCTATGCATCAATTTTCGCTTTTACGTAATCATTGTGCTCATGGACGACGGATTTACGCCGAACAATTTAGACGGTCAAATTTAATAGATATTTTAAATAAAATTTTTAATTTAATAGAAAATAGTATTACCCTAAAACAAGAAATCGCCGTTTATAAGAAAATTTGTACACTTGGTATAGAACAATTACACGAGAATGTATCTATTATGAGTTGGCAACGTATCAATAATCATGCCAACCAATTGTTAGTTCAATTGGAACATTTAGTAAAAACTAATTAA
- a CDS encoding type II toxin-antitoxin system RelE family toxin, with protein sequence MTYTLHYTTVAIKALKKLDRPSQILIMNWIEKHLIDCEDPRSKGKALKANLSGAWRYRIGDYRIIAEIDDSTVTILLLAIGHRKAIYNK encoded by the coding sequence ATGACTTACACGCTACATTATACGACTGTCGCGATCAAGGCGTTAAAAAAACTTGATCGTCCCAGCCAAATCTTGATCATGAATTGGATCGAGAAGCATTTGATCGATTGCGAAGATCCTCGCAGTAAGGGCAAAGCGTTGAAGGCGAATTTATCGGGGGCATGGCGGTATCGTATCGGTGATTACCGTATTATCGCTGAGATCGATGATAGCACGGTTACAATTTTGTTGTTGGCGATTGGGCACCGAAAAGCCATCTATAATAAATAA
- a CDS encoding recombinase family protein: MVKIKSYLYGRTSSDEETRHNQQHYQEQVAILATFEGKIYFDLGISGDVPLSHRQQLKNIVRSIQRSKYDLYVIRLTTISRFSRSLALLEQIIQLTKNKKIQLEILVGDTNLKKGNYDLTDPQVRQGVLKAQNFILGKREKKEAQRQLAQLCYSTGLVLRNIVFNYDSINYLGSFATRYNKSHYQKNKKVMSKINALRRAGKSATEIATKLNLSKRTVNRKLYQQNEALILLWKMKHQQVLTWVQRVQIDDFGTTALIQKASPKKESKTVYYALAYARLVKKLAKEDLVAVQVGINQLNLVDYEATFLSEIEEELTDHVANL, encoded by the coding sequence ATGGTGAAAATAAAAAGCTACCTCTACGGTAGGACATCTTCCGACGAGGAGACACGGCATAATCAGCAACACTATCAAGAACAAGTTGCTATTCTAGCTACATTTGAAGGCAAAATTTATTTTGATCTGGGCATCAGTGGCGACGTGCCCTTAAGTCATCGACAGCAACTTAAAAATATCGTAAGAAGCATTCAAAGATCAAAATACGATTTATACGTCATCAGGCTTACCACGATTAGCCGTTTTTCACGCTCTCTTGCCTTATTGGAGCAGATTATACAATTGACCAAAAATAAAAAAATTCAACTTGAAATCCTCGTTGGCGATACAAATTTAAAAAAAGGTAATTATGATTTAACCGATCCCCAAGTACGCCAAGGCGTTCTGAAAGCCCAAAATTTTATCTTGGGAAAAAGAGAAAAAAAGGAAGCCCAACGCCAGCTTGCCCAGCTATGTTACAGTACAGGCTTGGTATTACGAAATATTGTCTTTAACTATGATAGCATCAATTATTTGGGGTCGTTCGCCACTCGCTATAATAAATCTCACTATCAAAAAAACAAAAAAGTCATGAGTAAAATCAATGCATTGCGTCGGGCGGGCAAGTCAGCAACGGAGATTGCCACTAAACTCAATCTATCAAAACGCACAGTTAATCGTAAATTATACCAGCAAAACGAAGCCTTAATATTGCTATGGAAAATGAAGCACCAGCAAGTATTAACCTGGGTGCAACGGGTGCAAATCGATGATTTCGGGACAACCGCTTTGATCCAAAAAGCCTCACCCAAAAAAGAATCTAAAACGGTTTATTATGCTCTAGCCTATGCTAGATTAGTTAAAAAGCTAGCTAAAGAGGATTTGGTGGCGGTGCAAGTCGGCATTAATCAGTTGAATTTAGTAGACTATGAAGCTACCTTTTTGAGCGAGATAGAAGAAGAATTAACTGATCATGTAGCTAATTTATAG